ACCAATGGGACGACGATCACCGTAAAGACGATAGCACCGGACCCAAGCCATTTGGTGGCGATGTCAGAGAGAGGACTGAACGCCATCACCAGTGCTGGAATCGCACCAAGAGCTCCAGCACCGATACCCGTCCGATATATCCTCAGTGCGTTGCGTTTCGCCAGATAGCCTGCAATCACTCCCCCAATAGTCGCCATTATGAGTGAGTAGATCTCTGGTTCAAAGAACCAATTGTATCCGACGGTCAGTGGGATAGATATGAGTCCGCCAATAAGTGCGTATTTCCACTCTGACGACGTCTTGCTAGTTTGATTGAATCTCACCATACTAATTGACCCAAGTGATATATGGAGGCAAGAGTACTTTATTCTTTCTACGTTTATTTGTTTGAATGGTAAATAGTTGCTATACCTAATAGTGATGAAGAAATGCTGGATATTTCTGTTATCTCCCTCATCTATCCATAAGAAATCAAAAGTACAAAACCGATGTAATATCAAATTCAAGGCGTCAAGCCATCGAAATCC
This Haladaptatus sp. R4 DNA region includes the following protein-coding sequences:
- a CDS encoding DUF5518 domain-containing protein, with amino-acid sequence MGFKISRTEIWGFRWLDALNLILHRFCTFDFLWIDEGDNRNIQHFFITIRYSNYLPFKQINVERIKYSCLHISLGSISMVRFNQTSKTSSEWKYALIGGLISIPLTVGYNWFFEPEIYSLIMATIGGVIAGYLAKRNALRIYRTGIGAGALGAIPALVMAFSPLSDIATKWLGSGAIVFTVIVVPLVVLAILAIGAVLGFIGAAIGGWLATKFGNQNIVHPAT